Within the Borrelia hispanica CRI genome, the region CTGTTGCATCAAGTACTTGTCCTAATATTCGATATGCATTTTTTTTAGGTATATATTTTATCTTTGAACCTCTATATTCACCAAGCCGTATAATATAGGCTTTGATTATATGATGCTTTTTCATAAAGCCTAAGTCTTTTTGTAGTGTTTTCATTTTGATTACAGCATAACCTTCTTTTCTTAAGAAAAAGTTAGTTAAATTAAGTATATCTTGTTGGTTATATCCTAATCTGTTTTTGTTTAAATATTTTAATACAGAAATTAGCTTAATTAGTCTAACTTGATTTTTCTTGAGGTTGCTGTTATTATATAAAAAGAAATTTAAATTTTTCATCGATTTATCCTTTATTTCAGTTTGTTTAAGACCTTTGTTTTTAGGTCTTTTTTATCTCTGATTTTGATAAAAAAACAAAATCAACTCTAATATAATTTATATACTAAAATGATCATTTTGTCAATTTCATTTACAAAATGATGGTAATGGTATATAATATATGTATTAATTAAGTTATATTTGTTTGAG harbors:
- a CDS encoding plasmid maintenance protein; translated protein: MKNLNFFLYNNSNLKKNQVRLIKLISVLKYLNKNRLGYNQQDILNLTNFFLRKEGYAVIKMKTLQKDLGFMKKHHIIKAYIIRLGEYRGSKIKYIPKKNAYRILGQVLDATEELLEKTFNIIYKLSKEEKVKNKTELKNSTKNSSVYNTIYNNINNIKKKMKIKQQRHQPNKKT